A part of Microaerobacter geothermalis genomic DNA contains:
- the sdhB gene encoding succinate dehydrogenase iron-sulfur subunit, with product MSEKTIRLIVTRQDGPEERPYKEEFTIPYRPNMNVISALMEIQRNPVNSKGEKTSPIVWESNCLEEVCGACSMVINGKPRQACTALVDKLEQPIRLEPMRTFPVERDLIVDRSRMFENLKRVKAWIPIDGTYDLGPGPRMAEKDRQWAYELSKCMTCGVCLEACPNVNSDSPFIGAQPLSQVRLFNAHPTGAMHKEERLEAIMGDGGITDCGNSQNCVQSCPKGIPLTTSIADLNKETTLHAFKKFFMD from the coding sequence ATGAGTGAAAAAACAATCAGGTTAATCGTCACCCGTCAAGATGGTCCTGAAGAAAGACCCTATAAGGAAGAGTTTACTATTCCCTATCGACCCAATATGAATGTGATCAGTGCGTTAATGGAAATTCAAAGGAATCCGGTTAACAGCAAGGGGGAAAAAACTTCTCCTATTGTATGGGAATCCAATTGCCTTGAAGAAGTTTGCGGAGCCTGCTCGATGGTGATTAATGGAAAGCCCAGACAAGCCTGCACCGCTTTAGTTGATAAGTTGGAACAACCTATTCGGCTTGAGCCCATGAGGACTTTTCCTGTGGAAAGGGATTTGATCGTTGATCGCAGCAGGATGTTTGAAAATCTAAAAAGAGTCAAGGCATGGATTCCGATAGATGGGACCTATGATCTTGGGCCGGGTCCGAGAATGGCTGAAAAAGATAGACAATGGGCCTATGAGCTTTCCAAATGTATGACATGCGGAGTTTGTTTGGAGGCATGCCCCAATGTAAATTCAGATTCTCCCTTTATTGGTGCCCAACCATTGTCTCAAGTTCGTTTGTTTAATGCCCATCCAACAGGGGCAATGCATAAAGAAGAGAGGCTGGAGGCGATTATGGGAGATGGAGGAATTACGGATTGCGGAAACTCCCAAAACTGTGTTCAATCCTGTCCAAAAGGAATTCCTTTAACCACGTCCATCGCTGATCTAAATAAGGAAACTACTCTCCATGCCTTTAAGAAATTTTTTATGGATTAG
- the sfsA gene encoding DNA/RNA nuclease SfsA, with protein MNQNKRDFNDPNRVVLPFGELKQAIFLERKNRFIARVEIEGSILDVHVPSTGRLDTVLKKGLSVYLKASNNPSRKTPYSLLLVQQEGGLVCVDAILVNHFTRLMLQHQWLPSIPSEGIIQQEYKMGESRFDFAIHERKTHLLEVKSVNMVVDEIAYFPDAPSERGTKHVEELIHWHQHGFPCHLLFVVQRGDAKCFSPHFKRDPKFSDAVKRALEIGIETKACLTDVTLDGMYWDSWLPIKLDQ; from the coding sequence ATGAACCAAAATAAAAGGGATTTCAATGATCCCAATAGGGTGGTTTTACCCTTTGGGGAGTTGAAACAGGCCATTTTTTTGGAAAGAAAAAACCGATTTATCGCAAGGGTGGAAATTGAAGGTTCCATCCTTGACGTACACGTTCCTAGTACGGGAAGATTGGATACAGTATTAAAAAAAGGATTGTCGGTATATTTAAAGGCCAGTAATAATCCTTCAAGAAAAACTCCCTATTCTCTTTTACTGGTGCAACAGGAGGGAGGTCTTGTTTGTGTTGATGCAATCCTGGTCAATCATTTTACCAGGCTGATGCTGCAACATCAATGGCTTCCGTCCATACCAAGTGAAGGAATCATTCAGCAGGAATATAAAATGGGAGAAAGTCGATTTGATTTTGCCATACACGAAAGAAAAACCCATTTATTGGAGGTTAAGTCGGTAAATATGGTGGTGGATGAAATCGCCTATTTTCCTGATGCTCCTTCCGAACGGGGAACAAAACATGTGGAAGAGTTGATTCATTGGCATCAACATGGATTCCCATGTCACTTGTTATTTGTTGTACAAAGGGGAGATGCCAAATGTTTTTCTCCTCACTTTAAACGGGATCCCAAGTTTAGCGATGCGGTAAAAAGGGCATTAGAAATAGGAATTGAAACCAAAGCTTGTTTGACAGATGTGACATTAGATGGTATGTATTGGGATAGTTGGTTGCCTATAAAGCTGGATCAATGA
- a CDS encoding acyl-CoA thioesterase: MALPQYVKPDVESWLKKFRFSTPIKIRFSETDALGHLNNVSHFIYFEQGRLDYFSHLGIVDQLLDMSTGDMIVAADLECHYLAQIYFGEPLDLYVRSARLGRSSLDIEYALVLKEKNQLAAVGRGAVVYMDKKSNKSKPIPDGIRQAICNFEEEVLRK, translated from the coding sequence TTGGCGCTGCCGCAATACGTGAAGCCAGACGTGGAAAGCTGGTTGAAAAAATTTCGTTTTTCTACTCCAATCAAAATTCGGTTTTCAGAGACAGATGCTTTGGGCCATTTGAATAATGTCAGCCATTTCATCTATTTTGAACAGGGGAGATTAGATTACTTTTCTCATCTGGGCATTGTTGACCAATTGCTGGATATGTCTACAGGGGATATGATTGTTGCAGCAGATTTGGAGTGCCATTATTTGGCTCAGATATATTTTGGAGAGCCTCTGGATCTATATGTTCGGTCGGCCAGGTTGGGTCGGTCATCATTGGATATTGAGTATGCCTTAGTTTTAAAGGAAAAGAATCAGTTGGCGGCTGTAGGAAGGGGAGCCGTGGTTTACATGGATAAAAAGAGCAATAAAAGCAAACCGATCCCAGATGGAATACGTCAGGCGATTTGCAATTTTGAGGAAGAAGTTTTGAGAAAGTGA
- a CDS encoding M24 family metallopeptidase, with amino-acid sequence MDLISHLHLVPKGEIDARIAAMQKYLNKLEIDAAFLTQNVDIFYFSGTMQTSLLYIPASGEPILYVRKSVLRAEREASVRVEEMGSLRKLPERLIQSFGKAKRIGMDLDVLPYKLAERYKNLFPDAEVMDISMSIREIRSIKSPYELGMIQKAAIIEDKAIQHFLSIVHPGMKEIEAAAEVEKVLRQQGHIGFNRMRAYNQELLYGVIATGSSASIPTYFDGPAGGLGLSPANPTTAGWQELKENEPIILDFCTCYEGYNVDQTRIVVIGQLDRELEKAYEISMNILKWTEQAAKPGVSWESLYLDSLKIVEDAGLSEHYMGFGKDQVRFLGHGVGLEVDELPILAKGFSHPLKENMVIAVEPKFTFPGKGVVGIENTYVVTQGGLKSLCVTPEELLNPNKL; translated from the coding sequence ATGGACTTGATTTCTCATCTTCATTTAGTCCCAAAAGGGGAGATTGATGCAAGGATAGCTGCGATGCAAAAATATTTAAATAAATTGGAAATCGATGCCGCCTTTCTAACTCAAAATGTTGATATTTTTTATTTTTCCGGTACGATGCAAACCAGCCTGTTATATATTCCTGCTTCTGGGGAACCGATTTTATACGTCAGAAAAAGTGTGTTAAGGGCAGAAAGAGAGGCTTCAGTTCGGGTGGAAGAGATGGGTAGTTTGAGAAAACTTCCGGAGAGGTTGATTCAATCCTTTGGAAAAGCCAAACGGATAGGGATGGATTTGGATGTGCTTCCATACAAATTGGCTGAAAGATACAAGAATTTGTTTCCTGATGCAGAAGTGATGGACATCTCCATGTCCATTAGAGAAATACGATCGATTAAATCCCCTTATGAGTTAGGAATGATCCAAAAGGCAGCGATCATTGAAGATAAAGCGATCCAACATTTTCTTTCCATTGTTCATCCAGGGATGAAAGAGATTGAAGCAGCTGCCGAAGTGGAAAAGGTTCTTCGCCAACAGGGACATATTGGATTTAACCGGATGAGAGCTTACAATCAGGAACTGTTGTATGGGGTGATCGCTACCGGATCTTCTGCTTCCATTCCCACCTATTTTGACGGTCCAGCTGGAGGATTGGGCTTGAGTCCGGCAAATCCGACGACGGCAGGGTGGCAGGAGTTAAAGGAAAATGAACCGATTATCCTTGATTTTTGCACCTGTTATGAAGGCTATAATGTGGATCAAACGAGGATTGTGGTGATAGGCCAGCTGGATCGGGAACTGGAAAAGGCCTACGAAATTTCGATGAACATTTTAAAATGGACAGAGCAGGCGGCAAAGCCAGGAGTATCATGGGAATCCCTCTATTTAGACTCCCTCAAAATAGTGGAGGATGCTGGACTTTCTGAACATTATATGGGGTTTGGAAAAGATCAGGTTCGCTTTCTTGGGCATGGTGTGGGTTTGGAAGTGGATGAGCTGCCCATCCTGGCTAAAGGATTTTCTCATCCGTTGAAGGAAAATATGGTGATTGCTGTGGAACCGAAGTTCACCTTTCCAGGTAAGGGTGTAGTAGGCATTGAAAATACCTATGTAGTTACGCAAGGTGGTTTGAAATCATTATGTGTTACTCCGGAAGAACTACTGAATCCAAATAAACTTTAG
- a CDS encoding sulfite exporter TauE/SafE family protein: protein MVTLSKKWFQLIIGIGTGLINGLIGVGGTLLVPALVHFIQVPRKIAHGSSIAIILPTSLISIFIYKNHLQIPLNEILPLMLGGMVGGFIGAKLLKRFSNRWLKRLFSILMVVAGIRMLLS, encoded by the coding sequence TTGGTAACCCTATCAAAGAAATGGTTCCAATTGATCATTGGAATTGGAACGGGATTGATTAATGGTTTGATTGGGGTAGGGGGAACTTTGCTCGTCCCTGCCCTTGTTCATTTTATACAGGTACCGCGAAAAATTGCTCATGGCTCTTCCATTGCCATTATCCTTCCCACATCGCTGATCAGCATATTTATCTATAAAAATCATTTGCAGATTCCTTTGAACGAGATCCTTCCCCTTATGCTTGGAGGAATGGTGGGGGGGTTTATAGGTGCGAAGCTGCTAAAACGATTTTCCAATAGATGGTTGAAACGCCTTTTTTCAATCTTGATGGTGGTGGCTGGAATAAGGATGTTGCTGTCATGA
- a CDS encoding sulfite exporter TauE/SafE family protein has translation MILLSLLGMVMGILSGLGLGGGKLLIPALVLFTPISQLSAQGITLISFIPIAMVALITHFREKNVNVHLLFWIGLGSMFGAFIGSWLAVGPTLPYLSKIFAGFIILLGVFEFFVPDRK, from the coding sequence ATGATTTTATTATCACTTCTTGGAATGGTGATGGGAATATTATCCGGTTTGGGACTGGGAGGGGGGAAGTTGCTTATTCCTGCCCTTGTTCTGTTCACACCCATTTCACAGCTTTCAGCCCAGGGGATCACCCTGATTTCCTTTATTCCCATAGCCATGGTTGCCCTTATTACCCACTTTCGTGAAAAAAATGTCAATGTTCATTTATTATTTTGGATTGGCTTGGGCAGTATGTTTGGGGCGTTCATCGGGTCATGGTTGGCTGTAGGACCTACTTTACCCTATTTAAGCAAAATATTTGCAGGATTTATTATCTTATTGGGTGTTTTTGAGTTTTTTGTCCCGGACCGAAAATAG
- a CDS encoding helix-turn-helix domain-containing protein: MTRARRGGRLKGNDQKAKQLLTNREREVFELLVQDKTTKEIARQLFISEKTVRNHISNVMQKLGVKGRSQAVVELVRLGELEI; this comes from the coding sequence ATGACCCGAGCAAGGAGGGGTGGACGATTGAAGGGTAATGACCAGAAAGCTAAGCAGTTGTTAACAAACAGGGAAAGAGAAGTATTCGAATTACTAGTCCAAGATAAGACAACCAAAGAGATCGCCAGACAATTATTTATCAGCGAAAAAACAGTGAGAAACCACATCTCAAACGTAATGCAAAAGCTTGGTGTCAAAGGTCGATCGCAAGCGGTTGTAGAATTGGTTCGGCTCGGGGAACTAGAAATTTAG
- a CDS encoding MarR family winged helix-turn-helix transcriptional regulator, with product MVTEKGIKRRDEQVNEIERLLRRISAIIKQKGREILSDFPITPPQFVALQWLMEEGDMTIGELSNKMFLACSTTTDLVDRMENNQLVKRVKDTKDRRVVRIHLLEKGEEIIYDVLKARQKYLREVLGHLTEEDVESIEKVLTMLYREMENEIPYKGE from the coding sequence ATGGTTACCGAAAAAGGGATAAAACGTCGGGACGAGCAAGTGAATGAAATCGAAAGGCTGTTAAGAAGAATCAGTGCCATTATTAAACAAAAAGGAAGGGAAATTTTAAGTGATTTTCCCATTACCCCACCGCAATTTGTTGCCTTACAGTGGCTGATGGAAGAAGGGGATATGACCATTGGGGAACTGAGCAACAAAATGTTTCTGGCCTGCAGTACCACAACGGATCTGGTGGACCGAATGGAGAATAACCAACTGGTAAAGCGAGTAAAGGACACCAAAGATCGAAGGGTTGTTCGAATTCATTTGTTGGAAAAAGGCGAAGAAATTATTTATGACGTCCTAAAAGCAAGACAGAAATACCTTCGGGAGGTGTTGGGTCATTTGACGGAAGAGGATGTAGAATCCATCGAAAAGGTACTAACTATGCTATATCGTGAAATGGAAAATGAGATTCCATACAAAGGAGAATGA
- the racE gene encoding glutamate racemase, translating into MSQGIGVLDSGLGGLTVVKEIMKQLPGERIVYFGDTARCPYGPRPPQEVKRFTLEIVRYLLEFDIKMLVIACNTATAHALEDIKQDVDIPVIGVIRPGARAAEQTTKNGMVGVIGTEGTINSKAYERALKEINSNLNVIQLACPLFVSLVEKGQLTGSQALNIVAETLRPIRDKHLDTLILGCTHYPLIAPLIQEVMGNQVTLISSAEETVKEVKELLKEKQLLSFEEFTNSHLFYTSGPVVHFKKMAEAWLEMRVHVRSTVFRVS; encoded by the coding sequence GTGAGTCAAGGGATAGGAGTTTTAGATTCAGGTCTTGGAGGTTTGACGGTTGTCAAAGAAATCATGAAGCAGCTACCTGGCGAGAGGATCGTTTATTTTGGGGATACCGCACGCTGTCCTTATGGACCTCGTCCTCCCCAGGAGGTAAAAAGGTTTACCCTCGAGATTGTCAGGTATTTATTGGAATTTGACATAAAAATGTTGGTCATTGCCTGCAATACAGCGACTGCCCATGCTTTGGAGGATATAAAACAGGATGTGGATATTCCGGTTATAGGAGTTATCCGGCCGGGAGCACGGGCAGCCGAGCAAACGACAAAAAATGGAATGGTAGGGGTCATTGGAACGGAAGGAACAATCAACAGTAAAGCCTATGAAAGAGCGCTAAAAGAAATCAATTCTAATTTAAATGTGATTCAGTTGGCTTGTCCGCTATTTGTATCCCTTGTTGAAAAAGGGCAATTAACCGGATCTCAGGCTTTAAATATCGTGGCTGAAACCCTTCGGCCGATTCGAGACAAACATTTGGATACCTTAATCCTTGGTTGCACTCACTATCCATTAATTGCTCCTTTGATCCAGGAAGTGATGGGTAATCAGGTAACCTTGATCAGCTCCGCTGAAGAGACAGTAAAAGAAGTAAAAGAGCTGTTAAAAGAGAAGCAACTCCTATCTTTTGAAGAATTTACTAACTCCCATTTATTTTATACCAGCGGACCCGTTGTTCATTTCAAAAAAATGGCAGAGGCATGGCTGGAAATGCGTGTACATGTTCGCTCTACCGTATTTCGTGTATCATAG
- a CDS encoding GerMN domain-containing protein, protein MLGKSKYRVAAVLFLLIFVLSGCGLFGPEENVTSQPIDPPPLQEQEASEVNIDISQTDGTTVISNEELQITQQVIYLKDMNGYIVPQTMSIPKVEGIGKQVLRYMVKGGPVESILPEGFEAVLPEGTQVLGMSVKEDGLAIVDFSKEFLNYQPDEEKAILDAITWSLTEFPTINRVTIWVEGRELEVMPVTKTPVHSLSRANGINLELAENIDIGQTTPVTLYFQADTPSGDGTYYVPVTRLIPRSTDIVRDSLNQLIMGPKEGSNLFSGILPSTKLLSAVLDNNVAIANFDQTILSFDSGKASDDVIKSIVLTLTENTEADKVLVEVNGESTVTTDSSDFSKPVTRPQWINPASS, encoded by the coding sequence ATGCTAGGCAAGTCAAAATATAGAGTGGCCGCTGTTTTGTTCCTGTTGATTTTTGTTTTATCTGGTTGTGGATTATTTGGACCGGAAGAGAATGTAACCAGCCAACCCATTGATCCACCGCCTCTTCAGGAACAAGAGGCTTCCGAAGTAAATATTGATATAAGTCAAACCGATGGAACGACAGTGATCAGTAATGAAGAGCTGCAGATCACTCAACAAGTCATTTATTTAAAGGATATGAATGGTTACATTGTTCCACAAACCATGTCTATTCCCAAGGTAGAAGGAATTGGCAAACAAGTATTGCGCTATATGGTGAAGGGTGGTCCTGTTGAGTCCATTTTACCTGAAGGATTTGAAGCGGTTCTGCCAGAAGGAACCCAAGTCCTGGGGATGTCTGTCAAGGAGGATGGTTTGGCCATTGTCGATTTTTCCAAAGAATTTTTAAATTATCAACCGGATGAAGAAAAGGCCATTTTAGACGCGATCACCTGGTCCCTTACTGAATTTCCTACCATCAATCGGGTAACCATCTGGGTGGAAGGAAGGGAATTAGAAGTCATGCCGGTTACAAAAACTCCAGTTCATTCCCTTAGCAGAGCCAATGGGATTAATCTGGAGTTGGCTGAAAATATCGATATCGGCCAAACGACGCCGGTTACCCTATACTTTCAAGCTGATACTCCTTCGGGAGACGGAACATATTATGTTCCGGTTACCCGTTTAATTCCCCGTAGTACAGATATCGTCAGGGACTCTCTAAATCAGTTGATTATGGGTCCAAAAGAGGGGAGCAATCTGTTCAGCGGAATTTTACCATCAACCAAATTGTTAAGTGCTGTTTTGGATAATAATGTAGCCATAGCCAATTTTGATCAAACCATTTTAAGTTTTGATTCCGGGAAAGCATCTGACGATGTAATCAAATCCATCGTTCTTACACTGACTGAGAATACAGAGGCTGACAAGGTGCTTGTTGAAGTAAATGGGGAATCAACTGTAACCACGGATTCCAGTGATTTCTCCAAACCAGTGACTAGACCCCAGTGGATTAATCCCGCTTCTTCATAA